A single window of Macadamia integrifolia cultivar HAES 741 unplaced genomic scaffold, SCU_Mint_v3 scaffold3246, whole genome shotgun sequence DNA harbors:
- the LOC122067936 gene encoding heavy metal-associated isoprenylated plant protein 39-like, producing MQKVVLKVELCDAKAKRKAMKAVSTIPGIDSLAMDMEKRLMTVIGEMDPICIVGKLRKSWPCTQIVSVGPAKEPEKKKEETKKPEKKKEDPIPDIVKLGYYNPYPSYYVVETGTVPEENPSACCVVS from the exons ATGCAG AAAGTGGTATTGAAGGTAGAATTATGTGATGCCAAAGCCAAGCGAAAAGCTATGAAGGCGGTCTCTACTATTCCAG GAATTGATTCCCTCGCCATGGATATGGAGAAGAGGCTAATGACAGTGATTGGAGAAATGGATCCTATATGTATCGTCGGGAAATTGCGAAAGTCTTGGCCGTGCACTCAGATTGTTTCTGTTGGGCCAGCGAAAGAgcctgagaagaagaaggaagaaaccaagaaaccagaaaagaagaaggaagatccCATCCCCGATATTGTCAAGCTTGGTTATTATAATCCCTATCCCTCCTACTATGTTGTTGAGACTGGGACTGTTCCAGAAGAGAACCCCAGCGCTTGTTGTGTTGTCTCTTAA